ACGAAGTGCGGGATGTAGGTCCAGAAGACCTCATAGCCCTCGCGCAGCTTGATCGCCGGCCCCAGGCTTTCGGCCTGCACCTCGAGCCAGAACTGGCCGAGCTTGTCGGAGGTCAGTTCGCCGTTCTTGCGCTCTGCATGCACCTTGCGCTCGAACTCGTAGAAGGCGATCTGGCGCACGACCGTGTTGATCATGTCCTCGACCTTCTGGGCGAGCATCGCCTTGCGCTCGCGCTTGTCGGTGGTCTGGTCGAGCAGCGAACGGAAGGTCAGCATCTCGCCGAACACCGAGGCCGTCTCGGCCAAAGTCAGCGGCGTCGAAGCCATCAGCGCGCCCTGGCCGCCGGCCAGCACCTGATGCACGCCGTGGCCGAGCTCATGCGCCAGCGTCATCACATCGCGCGGCTTGCCCATGTAGTTGAGCAGCACGTAAGGGTGCGCCGAAGGCACGGTCGGATGGGCGAAGGCGCCGGGCGACTTGCCGGGCCTGACCGGCGCGTCGATCCAGTTGCGGTCGAAGAAGGTGCGGGCGATCTCCGCCATGTCGGGGGAAAAGCGCTGATAGGCCGACAGCACAGTGTTCCTGGCGTCGTCCCAAGGGATCACGGCCTGCGGCGTCTCGGGCAAGGGGGCGTTGCGGTCCCAGTGGTTCATCACCTCCATGCCGAGCCAGCGCGCCTTCATCGCGTAGTAGCGATGAGACAGGCGCGGATAGGCTTCGCGCACGGCCGACGCCAGCGCATCAACCACGCTGCGCTCGACGCGGTTGGCGAGATGGCGTGAATCGGCGATGTCCTCGAAGCCGCGCCAGCGGTCGGAAATCTCCTTGTCCTTGGCCAACGTGTTGGTGATCAGCGTGAAGGTGCGCAGGCTCTTGCGGAAGGTTGCGGCCAGCGCTTCGGAGGCGCGGCGGCGGACCTCCCCATCGGCGTCCTGGAGGCGGTTCAGCGCCGGCTCCAGCGTCAGTTCCTCGCCGTCTATGTCGAAGCGCAGATCGGTCATCGTCTCGTCGAACAGCCGGTTCCAGGCACCGCGTCCGGTGATCGATTTCTCATGGAACAGCTGCTCGACCCGGTCCTCGAGCTGGTAGGGCTTGTCCATTCTGAGGTCGAGCACCCAGGGGCGGTAATGGGCAAAGCCGGCGTCGGCGGCGAGGGCGGATTCGAGCGCCTTGTCATCGATCAGGTTCAGTTCCAGCGCGAAGAACAGAAGATGCGCGCTGGCGTCGGTCATCTTTTCCTGGATGTCGCCATAGAGCTTTGCGCGCTGCGGATCGGCGGTGTTGCCGGCATAGATCAGGCCGGCATAGGAGACGATGCGGCCGATCAGTTCCTCCAGCGCCTCATAGGCTGTCAGCGCCTCGCCAAGCCTGCCGGCGCTGCCGCGCTCGGCCTCCGCAGCCAGTGTGCCCTTCCAGCGGTTCTCGAAGGCGACGGCATCGGCCGCCGCCTTGGCAAGGTCGCGCTTCAGTTCGGGTGCTTCCATGCCGGAATAGAGATCGGCGAGATTCCATTCCGGCAGGTCGCCGAGTTCCGCCGCGCCCTGACCGGACGCTACCGCCGCAAGCTGCCGACCGAGAATCCTGCTCATCAACAATTACCTTCTGGAATCAAGGGGAAAGGACAAGCCGGTCAAATCCTAAGGAATTCGTTCACCGGGTTTTTTGAAACCTTGTTTAGAACCCTGTGCCAAGATGATCCATGGGAATTTCCCAGGCGGGCAACTCAAATCAGTCATGACAGGTTCCATTCTTATAGTCGATGACGATCCCGTGCAGCGCCGGCTGCTCGAGGCGGCGGTGACGAAATTCGGCCACAGCGCCATCGTTGCCGATGGCGGCGAGGCCGGTCTGAGCGCGCTTGACGGACCCAATGCGAGGGATATTTCGGCAGTCATCCTCGACCTTGTCATGCCGGGCCTCGACGGCATCGGCGTGCTGAAGGCGATGCGCGAGCGCGGCATCACTGTTCCCGTCATCGTGCAGACTGCGCAGGGCGGCATCGAAACGGTGGTTTCGGCGATGCGCCACGGCGCCTTCGATTTTGTCGTCAAGCCGGCGTCTCCCGACCGGCTGCAGACCGCGGTCGGCAACGCGCTCAAGGTCGAGGCGGTCGAGGACGAGGTCAAGCGCACGTCGCGGCGTCGCGGCGGCCACCTGACCTTCAAGGACATGATCACGCACAGCCCGGCGATGGACCGGGTGATCCGCCTCGGCCAGAAGGCTGCGGCCTCCAACATCCCGATCCTGATCGAGGGCGAATCGGGCGTCGGCAAGGAATTGGTGGCGCGCGCCATCCAGGGCAGCGGCGAACGCCGCACAAAGCCGTTCGTCACCGTCAATTGCGGCGCCATCCCCGACAATCTGGTCGAATCGATCCTGTTCGGTCACGAAAAAGGTTCGTTCACCGGCGCCACCGAAAAGCACACCGGCAAGTTCGTCGAGGCGCATTCGGGCACCCTGTTCCTGGATGAGATCGGCGACCTGCCGCTCGACGTGCAGGTCAAGCTGTTGCGCGCCGTGCAGGATGGCGAGGTCGATCCGGTCGGCGGCCGTTCCACCGTCAGGGTCGACATCAGGCTGATCTCGGCCACGCACCGCAACCTTCTGCAGCAGGTCAAGGACGGCAAGTTTCGCGAGGACCTGTTCTACCGGCTCAACGTTTACCCGATCGTCGTGCCGCCGCTGCGCGACCGCCGCGACGACATCCCCTATCTGGTCAAGCATTTCATGGACAAGGTGGCGCCGGCGGGCAATCGCCTGCACGGCATCTCGGATGCCGCACTGGCCATGCTGCAGGCCTATGATTGGCCGGGAAACATCAGGCAGCTGGAAAACGCCGTGTTCAGGGCCTCGGTGCTTGCCGAAGGCGATGTGCTCACGACTGACGAATTTCCGCAGATCCGGGCGCAGGTCGACGGCACCGTCAATCTCGACGCCGATGCGTCCTTGTCGGACCCCGGCATGGCCTTGAGCACCGGATCGCAAGGCGATGGCGCGCAGACTGATGATGCCGGTACTGCAGCTGCCGAGCTCGCCCCTCCGGCCAGGTTGCTTCAGCGTTTCGGCACATTGAGGGCGCTGGACGAGCGTGGCAATGTGCGTGCGCTGGCCGATGTCGAACTCGAAATGATCAAGCTCGCCATCGACCATTACAACGGCCAGATGAGCGAGGTCGCACGGCGTCTCGGCATCGGCCGCTCGACGCTCTACCGCAAGCTCAAGGAATACGGCATCGACCCGGAAACCGGCCGCCTCGACCGCCTTGCCTCCTGAACGCCGAATTCCACAGCTTGCCAACGCAAGGCCGGGACCAGCTTGCCATGCCACATCCGGCGCTGCATAAGGGTTGGGGCGGGAATATGGCTGATGCGGACAGCGTTGTTCACGCATTAAGGCCAGCGGTAACAGATCGTGTAGCGGGAAAAGGCTGAATCTTGATCTAAACCAGCAGTTTACCAAGAAATCCTGTGTATTATTTTTGACGGGATATCGCCACGGTGTTACCGCATTTCGGCTTCAATAAGCGATGATTAACCATTAGGATCGATATTCGGATGTGAGAACCACGCATCCGTTTGGACAAATCCGGGGACAAACGGCAGCCTGCAAGGCCTTTTGATTTGAACAAAGTCGAACGACACAGAAACGGGCGGCGCGATCACATGGGCGTCTGGCCGAGATGGCTGGCAGCGTTGATCGTTGCGTTCGCTTTCCTCGCCGCAACTGCTGCCGGCGCCAGCGCTGAAACGCGCTCGCTCAAGCTCTATCACCTCCACACGCACGAAAAGGCCGAGATCGTCTACAAGCGCAATGGCCGCTACGATCCGGCAGGCCTCAGGAAGATCAACATCATCCTGCGCGACTGGCGTCGCAACGAACCGACCAAGATGGATCCGCGCCTGCTCGATCTGGTCTGGGAAGCTTACCGGCAGGCCGGCGCCACCGACTACATCCAGGTCGTTTGCGGCTATCGCTCGCCGTCGACCAATTCGATGCTGCGCAGCCGCAGCCGCGGTGTCGCCAAGGAAAGCCAGCATATGCTGGGCAAGGCGATGGACTTCTACATTCCGGGTGTGCCGCTGAAAAAGCTGCGCAACATCGGCCTGAAGATGCAGGGCGGCGGCGTCGGCTACTATCCGTCGTCGGGTTCGCCCTTCGTCCACATGGACGTCGGCAATGTGCGGCATTGGCCAGGCATCAGCCGCCAGGAACTGGTCAGCCTGTTCCCCAATGGCAAGACGCTGCATGTGCCGAGCGACGGCAGGCCGTTGCCGGGTTATGACCAAGCGCTCGCCTCCTACAAGGCGCGCAAGGGCGCCGGTTCTCCTGCCATCATGATGGCCAGCGCAGGCGGCAGCACCAAGAAATCCGGTGGCTTCCTGTCCGCGTTCTTTGGCGGTGGCGGTGAAGACGAAGCCGACGACAGCGCCGATGTCGCTACCGCCGCGCCGCCGCCGAGAAGCGTGAAGCCGGTGCTGGCTGCCACGAGCAACAACAACAGCAATCTGCCTGGCATCGCGATCGTGTCGCCGCAGAACGCCAAGCGCGCCAACATTCCGCAGCTTGCCGACGACAGCGCTGACGATTCGGAGCCGCAGGACACGCCGGAGACGATCATCGCCGCGCTGCCCGCCAAGGAAGTGCCGCTGCCCGCTTTCGCACCGCGGCCGAAGGCCGATGTCGGCGCGCAACAACCTGAGACCGTGCCGTTCGGCGTGGCCGATGCCACCACCGAACAGACGGTGGCGACGGCGCAGGCGCCGGCCAATGTGCCGTTCGGCACGGCCGATGCGAGCAATGCCGACCAGGGGGCCGATCAAGCTGCCGCTCCGGCGCAGGTCGCGGTCAACGTCCCGTTGCCGACCTGGCGTCCCGACCGCTCTTCGCCGCCGGCTGAGCTTGCGCCGCAGGACAAGGGCGTTCTGCTGGCGCTGGCCGATACGGCTGCCCACAAGCAGACCGCAACCGACGCGTTCTCGGTGCTGCCGTCGCAGCGTCCGGACGAGGTCAAGGCGGTTCTCGAACAGGCCAGCGCCGCCGATACAGCCGGTGCTACCGACGACTATCAGGTTGCGTCGCTCGAGCCTCGCTCGGCGTTCAACGATCCGTCAGGTGTCGATGCCGCATCGCCGCGCGGTGCTATTGCTGCCCGTCCCGCCGGTACCGATCCAGCCTCGGTGATCGGCGCCGGCGTCAAGACGACACGCAAGGAAGCAAGGGCTTCGGCTCGCGACCTGAAGCCAGGACCGAAGGCAGTGGTGGTGGCGGCCGAACCGCAGGCGACGCGCTGGGCGCTGAGCAGCGGCGACAACATCGCCACCGTTTCCAGCCCGACGACTGCGCCGCGCTATGCCTACAACATCGTGCATACGCCGCCGAGCGAGGTCTACACCGCAGGCTTCCAGGCGGACAACCAGATGGCCGATGCCAACCGCTTCACCGGCAATGCCGTAAAATTCCTTTCGGTCGCCCGCTTCCAGACGAAGTAAGGGCGTGACCGGGGCGTTATCGACTCGAAGCCGCGCTGGGCAACCCGTGCGGCTTTTGTTTTTAGCGAGATCTCGAGCACTGGCTTCCATCGCCACAGAATGCTAACCACCAAGCTGCATTCCCGCTTCGTCTAATGGTAGGACAGCGCCCTTTGAAGGCGTGAATCGAGGTTCGAGCCCTTGAGCGGGAACCAAAATCTCAACGCGTAGCAAACCCGGTCGGCGCAGCTGGCGGGTTTTTGTGCCGAGTGCAATTCCGGGAACACTGTGATTTTCCCGGGAAAGCGCGGAGCGCTTCCCTTGGGATTGCGCAAAGATAAAGTAGCGGAGGTTATTTTCCGAGCTTGCTCGCGGTCTGTGCGAGCGCCTCGATCTCATCCCACTTGCCGGCCTTGACCAACTCGTCCGGCGCCACCCACGAGCCGCCGACGCAGATAACGTTGGACAGGCTGAGATAGTCGGCGGCGTTCTTGGCCGAGATGCCGCCGGTCGGGCAGAATTTCACGTCGGCCAGCGGCGAGGCAAAGGCCTTCAGCGAGGCGATGCCGCCGGATTGTTCGGCCGGGAAGAATTTCAGGAACCGCAGGCCGGCCTCGCGGGCAGCCATGATCTCGCCGGGCGTGATGGCGCCGGGCAGCAAGGGAACGTCGCTGTCCTTGGCCGCCGCCAGCAACTCGCGCGTGATGCCGGGGCTGACGATGAACTTCGAGCCAGCCGCCGCTGCCTGGTCGAACTGCTTGGCATCGAGAATTGTGCCGGCGCCGACAATGGCGCCCTCGACCTCACCGGCCACGCGGCGGATCGCTTCCAGCGCATCGGCGGTTCTCAACGTGATCTCGATCGCCGGCAGGCCGCCGGCGGCCAGCGCCTGGGCGAGCGGGACGGCGTCCGCGACATTGGCGATCTTCAGCACCGGAATGACCGGCTGGCCATTGAGCAGCGACAGGAGCTTTTCGGTCTTGCTGGGCATTGGCTTTTCTCTCCCTGGGTGATTTCAACCGATTAGCAGAAGGCCGATTCCGAGTCCACGAAACTCGGCCTGCCGCGATGTCACATGTCGGCCAACGAGCCTGCGGGCGAATACCGACGAAGTGTCTTTAGCTCTGCCTTGAATCCGCTTTGACCACGGTCTAGTGGCTTGGCGATGACCAACCATGAACCCGTGCGCGTCGCCGCGCTCTACAAATTTGCGAGGCTGGGCGACTTCGACGCGCTGCGGGTCTTGCGCACGCCGCTTGCCGCCTTCTGCTGCGGGCGCGGCATCAAGGGCACGCTGCTTCTGGCGCAGGAGGGCATTAACGGCACGGTCGCCGGCAGCGAAACCGACATAGCCGACCTGATCGCTTATCTCGAGGCCATCGAGGGTCTTGCCGATCTCGAGGTCAAATACAGCACTGCCGCCGAAATGCCGTTCCATCGCATGAAGGTGCGGCTGAAGCGCGAGATCGTCACCATGGGCGTCGAAGACCTCGACCCGGCGACGGGTGCGGGGACCTATGTCGCGCCGGCCGACTGGAACGCGCTGATCTCGGACCCCGGCACCATCGTCATCGACACACGCAACGCGTACGAAGTGTCGATCGGCACGTTCGAGGGCGCGGTGGACCCGCGCACGTCGAGCTTTCGCGAATTCCCGGCCTGGGTGGAAAAACACCGCGACCAACTCGACGGCCGCAAGGTTGCGATGTTCTGCACCGGCGGCATCCGCTGCGAAAAGGCGACGGCCTATGTGAAGTCGCTCGGCTTCGAGGATGTGTTCCATCTCAAGGGCGGCATCCTCAGATATCTCGAAGAGGTGCCGGCCGAAGACAGCCTGTGGCAGGGCGAGTGTTTCGTCTTCGACGAGCGGGTCTCGGTGTCGCATGGGTTGACCGAAGGCGAGGCCGAACTCTGCCGCGCCTGCCGGCATCCGCTGACGCCGGAGAACCGGCTGTCGCCGCATTTTTCCACCGGCGTGTCATGCCCGCATTGCTACGAGGCACGCTCGGATGAGGATCGCACCCGCTATGCCGAGCGCCAGCGCCAGGTCGAACTTGCGCAGGCGCAGGGCAGGGGACATATCGGCAGTTAAGTGCCGCCGACGCCCTGACTGGATCACCACACGACAGAATAGCGGTCGATCACCCACAGCCATGTGCCGTCGGCCTGCCGGCGCGCGACCTCTGAGGTTATCGAGCCGTCGGCAAGCCTGGTCGACGTCAACGCGAGTTCGCCGTTAATGGCCGCCGGGTGCTGCTCGCCGCGCTGGAATTTTCGCCAGCTCGCGGCAAAGGCTTCGAACAAAGCGCGGATCGCCTCATGGCCACGCGTCAATTCGGCTGCTCCGGTGTCGATGACGGCATCGGGTTCGAACAGCGCTACCATGCCCTCAATGTCTCCCGCCCATTGCCGATCAATTAGCAGGCGCTCCAGATCCTGGGGA
This region of Mesorhizobium sp. C432A genomic DNA includes:
- a CDS encoding M3 family oligoendopeptidase; the encoded protein is MSRILGRQLAAVASGQGAAELGDLPEWNLADLYSGMEAPELKRDLAKAAADAVAFENRWKGTLAAEAERGSAGRLGEALTAYEALEELIGRIVSYAGLIYAGNTADPQRAKLYGDIQEKMTDASAHLLFFALELNLIDDKALESALAADAGFAHYRPWVLDLRMDKPYQLEDRVEQLFHEKSITGRGAWNRLFDETMTDLRFDIDGEELTLEPALNRLQDADGEVRRRASEALAATFRKSLRTFTLITNTLAKDKEISDRWRGFEDIADSRHLANRVERSVVDALASAVREAYPRLSHRYYAMKARWLGMEVMNHWDRNAPLPETPQAVIPWDDARNTVLSAYQRFSPDMAEIARTFFDRNWIDAPVRPGKSPGAFAHPTVPSAHPYVLLNYMGKPRDVMTLAHELGHGVHQVLAGGQGALMASTPLTLAETASVFGEMLTFRSLLDQTTDKRERKAMLAQKVEDMINTVVRQIAFYEFERKVHAERKNGELTSDKLGQFWLEVQAESLGPAIKLREGYEVFWTYIPHFVHSPFYVYAYAFGDCLVNSLYAVYQNAEHGFQDKYFEMLRAGGTKHHSELLAPFGLDATDPAFWQIGLGVIGGLIDELEALDS
- a CDS encoding sigma-54 dependent transcriptional regulator, translated to MTGSILIVDDDPVQRRLLEAAVTKFGHSAIVADGGEAGLSALDGPNARDISAVILDLVMPGLDGIGVLKAMRERGITVPVIVQTAQGGIETVVSAMRHGAFDFVVKPASPDRLQTAVGNALKVEAVEDEVKRTSRRRGGHLTFKDMITHSPAMDRVIRLGQKAAASNIPILIEGESGVGKELVARAIQGSGERRTKPFVTVNCGAIPDNLVESILFGHEKGSFTGATEKHTGKFVEAHSGTLFLDEIGDLPLDVQVKLLRAVQDGEVDPVGGRSTVRVDIRLISATHRNLLQQVKDGKFREDLFYRLNVYPIVVPPLRDRRDDIPYLVKHFMDKVAPAGNRLHGISDAALAMLQAYDWPGNIRQLENAVFRASVLAEGDVLTTDEFPQIRAQVDGTVNLDADASLSDPGMALSTGSQGDGAQTDDAGTAAAELAPPARLLQRFGTLRALDERGNVRALADVELEMIKLAIDHYNGQMSEVARRLGIGRSTLYRKLKEYGIDPETGRLDRLAS
- a CDS encoding DUF882 domain-containing protein, yielding MGVWPRWLAALIVAFAFLAATAAGASAETRSLKLYHLHTHEKAEIVYKRNGRYDPAGLRKINIILRDWRRNEPTKMDPRLLDLVWEAYRQAGATDYIQVVCGYRSPSTNSMLRSRSRGVAKESQHMLGKAMDFYIPGVPLKKLRNIGLKMQGGGVGYYPSSGSPFVHMDVGNVRHWPGISRQELVSLFPNGKTLHVPSDGRPLPGYDQALASYKARKGAGSPAIMMASAGGSTKKSGGFLSAFFGGGGEDEADDSADVATAAPPPRSVKPVLAATSNNNSNLPGIAIVSPQNAKRANIPQLADDSADDSEPQDTPETIIAALPAKEVPLPAFAPRPKADVGAQQPETVPFGVADATTEQTVATAQAPANVPFGTADASNADQGADQAAAPAQVAVNVPLPTWRPDRSSPPAELAPQDKGVLLALADTAAHKQTATDAFSVLPSQRPDEVKAVLEQASAADTAGATDDYQVASLEPRSAFNDPSGVDAASPRGAIAARPAGTDPASVIGAGVKTTRKEARASARDLKPGPKAVVVAAEPQATRWALSSGDNIATVSSPTTAPRYAYNIVHTPPSEVYTAGFQADNQMADANRFTGNAVKFLSVARFQTK
- a CDS encoding 2-dehydro-3-deoxy-phosphogluconate aldolase, coding for MPSKTEKLLSLLNGQPVIPVLKIANVADAVPLAQALAAGGLPAIEITLRTADALEAIRRVAGEVEGAIVGAGTILDAKQFDQAAAAGSKFIVSPGITRELLAAAKDSDVPLLPGAITPGEIMAAREAGLRFLKFFPAEQSGGIASLKAFASPLADVKFCPTGGISAKNAADYLSLSNVICVGGSWVAPDELVKAGKWDEIEALAQTASKLGK
- a CDS encoding rhodanese-related sulfurtransferase, whose protein sequence is MTNHEPVRVAALYKFARLGDFDALRVLRTPLAAFCCGRGIKGTLLLAQEGINGTVAGSETDIADLIAYLEAIEGLADLEVKYSTAAEMPFHRMKVRLKREIVTMGVEDLDPATGAGTYVAPADWNALISDPGTIVIDTRNAYEVSIGTFEGAVDPRTSSFREFPAWVEKHRDQLDGRKVAMFCTGGIRCEKATAYVKSLGFEDVFHLKGGILRYLEEVPAEDSLWQGECFVFDERVSVSHGLTEGEAELCRACRHPLTPENRLSPHFSTGVSCPHCYEARSDEDRTRYAERQRQVELAQAQGRGHIGS
- a CDS encoding nuclear transport factor 2 family protein; this translates as MCRNPPRLRLVSPQRRRGRSFAVTDQPDRDQARDPQDLERLLIDRQWAGDIEGMVALFEPDAVIDTGAAELTRGHEAIRALFEAFAASWRKFQRGEQHPAAINGELALTSTRLADGSITSEVARRQADGTWLWVIDRYSVVW